The nucleotide window atattttttttttataaaatatttttaagcAATGGGTTTTTACccatacatacatatatatatatatatatatattNNNNNNNNNNNNNNNNNNNNNNNNNNNNNNNNNNNNNNNNNNNNNNNNNNNNNNNNNNNNNNNNNNNNNNNNNNNNNNNNNNNNNNNNNNNNNNNNNNNNtttttttttttttttttttttttttttttttttttatccaTTAATGTTCCGTGATTATGCCCCTTTGCTGTTGCAATTCTCTGTTTCTGCGCTCTATGTtgttaaaataattttgtatCCATATGTGTCTAgatttataataattaaattggtagatattatttaaataatttaatttttgtcTAAAGTAGTATCTAGAGTTCGCGCATATATATGGATACCATTCAATTAAGTTATTAGtattaattcttttttgttttaagTATAATCTCATAAAATGTGATAAAGTTCTTGGTACATTACCTCtgataaataatttatgataaaattcttctatattcatttgttttatagtataagtaaatatatttctataacTTTTAACAAGTCCAAAATGACCCATAGCATgatatttaatatatttcatagGTGTATTGTAATGTATCTGTACATTATCGATATATAATCTAGAGATATCACCATtgaaattatttattattctttcTCTAGAAGTTAATAAtgaatttaatatattattaattcttATTTGTGGAATGGATTCTAAAAATACAATTGCATCTTCTAAATGTAATCCTTTAATTAATCTACCCAAGTTATGTAAATTACGTAAACTTATTTTTAGCTGATAAACTTTGAACGTCCAATATACATCATCATTCTTATTCTTAATTGGattttcttctttcttattattatttacaaatTTAGGTTTAATACCTTTTCTTATATATCGTTTCTCATTATATCGATGAATAATCCTTCTTCTCCATTCCCAAAATCCTTTCTTCCTATAATAAGGATTACGAAGTTGAACATTCGTGTTTATCAAccttttatttatataactCCCATATATGCAAACGTCCTTTCCACAACGTTTACCTACAATGTATTTACTAAAACATGATTTGTTCATCATACCTTCATATCGTATGgcataatattattatatatattacaaaaaaaaaaaaaaattttaaagCACTAATACagttgtatatataattcatgTTATCTAACcatatcaaaaaaataaaaatattatatatatataNNNNNNNNNNNNNNNNNNNNNNNNNNNNNNNNNNNNNNNNNNNNNNNNNNNNNNNNNNNNNNNNNNNNNNNNNNNNNNNNNNNNNNNNNNNNNNNNNNNNtttttcttaatatataaattagaaaatataaaattaaaaaaataatattatacattatgtatatatatatatatatatatatatatatatatatatataagtatgCAAAGAATAAAggtataatataaaaaaaaaaaaaaaaaaaaaaagtagaaaaatattataaaatataggAGTATAATACTTTTGATATTAATTTgcttatttttttttaatatggATTTTAAAAATGCCGAATGTATATGGGACGCTTTAAACGACCTACATAAAAATGACAAGGAGGTAAagattttataaaaaggaagtacatacttttaaaaaaataagtataaatatataaataaataaataaataaataaatatatatatatatatatatatatatatataattttgaatAATTGCTGTATTATAGGCGTACCAGaaattcataaaaaaacatatgAATACGATTCAAGCAAATGTAGTGATAAAACCTAAATATGTACTATGTGTACAAACAAATGTAGAAAAAGTTACTATCAGAACAAGCAGtaaagaatataaagaaaatgtctgtaattattttgttttcatatattatactaGTAAGATGAAAGCACCAGTACTTGAAGacaattttataaataatgttgataaaataaatatggataatatttacataagTATAGCAAAAACAGAAGGGGAAAGCTCAAAAGATATGTATGCTGAAGCTGTTGTACATacattaatttataaaaatatggaaaataataattttaaaaataaaattattttaagaATATTACAACTActaaattattatgaaaataaattaaaccgtgacttatatattaatactaaaaattataaaataatagatttacattatatacCAAAAACAAAACATTCATTAAATTCACATTGTGTTAAcgaaaatataaaaaaag belongs to Plasmodium reichenowi strain SY57 chromosome 10, whole genome shotgun sequence and includes:
- a CDS encoding hypothetical protein (conserved Plasmodium protein, unknown function~part of same gene as PRSY57_1010300B~gap found within coding sequence) gives rise to the protein MDFKNAECIWDALNDLHKNDKEAYQKFIKKHMNTIQANVVIKPKYVLCVQTNVEKVTIRTSSKEYKENVCNYFVFIYYTSKMKAPVLEDNFINNVDKINMDNIYISIAKTEGESSKDMYAEAVVHTLIYKNMENNNFKNKIILRILQLLNYYENKLNRDLYINTKNYKIIDLHYIPKTKHSLNSHCVNENIKKEDNNTQSIDESDIKFFNLLNQKQNKNDHDKNKNKKEIKILQENKDLLNHIESVKTTKKEKDETNNIHNYIPKQIKSYHHTIID
- a CDS encoding 50S ribosomal protein L22, mitochondrial, putative, whose translation is MMNKSCFSKYIVGKRCGKDVCIYGSYINKRLINTNVQLRNPYYRKKGFWEWRRRIIHRYNEKRYIRKGIKPKFVNNNKKEENPIKNKNDDVYWTFKVYQLKISLRNLHNLGRLIKGLHLEDAIVFLESIPQIRINNILNSLLTSRERIINNFNGDISRLYIDNVQIHYNTPMKYIKYHAMGHFGLVKSYRNIFTYTIKQMNIEEFYHKLFIRGNVPRTLSHFMRLYLKQKRINTNNLIEWYPYICANSRYYFRQKLNYLNNIYQFNYYKSRHIWIQNYFNNIERRNRELQQQRGIITEH